A window from Moritella yayanosii encodes these proteins:
- the hisC gene encoding histidinol-phosphate transaminase, giving the protein MSCDFFALANTGVQGLHPYQAGKPTDELERELGLTNIVKLASNENPLGVGELVKAALEKELSSITRYPDANGFYLKQALADKYDLAPAQFTLGNGSNDVLELIARSFVTPEHDVIFAEHAFVVYPLVTQAIGATGIAVPAKDWGHDLAAMLAAITERTRLIFIANPNNPTGTFLTAEALYEFLTKVPENVIVVLDEAYFEYVDKELQAPSITWLTEFSNLIITRTFSKAYGLAGLRVGYSISGPDIADILNRVRQPFNCNSFALVAAQAALSDHDFLTASVALNNQQRTVLETFFSDQGIGYIPSKGNFITMELAQDPAVVYQALLHKGVIVRPVAGYGLTKHLRVSIGTELENSTFMQALLTVLAELAAQ; this is encoded by the coding sequence ATGAGTTGTGATTTTTTTGCTTTAGCAAATACAGGGGTACAAGGTTTACACCCTTATCAAGCGGGAAAACCGACTGATGAATTAGAGCGTGAACTAGGATTAACAAATATTGTTAAATTAGCATCGAATGAAAATCCATTGGGTGTTGGTGAATTAGTTAAAGCAGCACTAGAAAAAGAACTATCGAGTATCACCCGTTATCCAGATGCGAATGGCTTCTACCTAAAGCAAGCGCTAGCAGATAAATACGATCTTGCACCAGCACAATTTACCTTAGGTAATGGTTCAAATGACGTACTGGAACTCATCGCTCGCAGTTTTGTGACGCCAGAACATGACGTTATTTTTGCTGAGCACGCGTTTGTGGTTTATCCATTAGTGACACAAGCGATTGGCGCGACAGGTATCGCGGTTCCAGCCAAAGACTGGGGACATGATTTAGCTGCAATGCTGGCCGCAATTACAGAACGTACGCGTCTTATCTTTATTGCCAATCCAAATAATCCGACCGGTACGTTTTTAACCGCAGAAGCGTTATATGAATTTTTAACTAAAGTGCCAGAAAACGTGATCGTGGTATTAGATGAAGCGTATTTTGAATATGTAGATAAAGAGTTACAAGCGCCGTCGATTACGTGGTTAACTGAGTTTTCAAACTTAATTATTACCCGGACGTTCTCTAAAGCCTATGGCCTAGCTGGTTTACGTGTTGGCTATAGCATATCAGGTCCAGATATCGCCGATATATTAAACCGTGTTCGTCAGCCGTTTAACTGTAACAGCTTTGCGTTAGTAGCGGCTCAAGCCGCATTGTCTGACCATGATTTCTTAACCGCTAGTGTGGCGTTAAATAATCAGCAGCGCACAGTATTAGAAACATTTTTCAGTGACCAAGGTATAGGTTATATTCCATCTAAAGGTAATTTCATTACCATGGAACTAGCTCAAGATCCGGCCGTTGTGTATCAAGCTTTATTGCATAAGGGCGTGATTGTACGTCCTGTTGCTGGTTATGGTTTAACCAAACACCTACGTGTGAGCATCGGAACTGAGCTGGAAAATTCAACGTTTATGCAGGCCTTACTTACCGTGTTGGCTGAGTTAGCCGCACAGTAA
- a CDS encoding DMT family transporter, which yields MLMSALAFAIMTSLVKLVSTYGIPVFEIVAARAMVSLIISYVDVRRKRISVWGNNRKLLMARGAVGSLALICVYFAVTTLPLAEATILQYLHPVFTAILALIFLKERIQRSTIICILFCIIGLLFIVSPSLTFSGSTELPLFSVVVALLGALGSAIAYVIVKRLSGTEDSSVIIFYFPLVALPLSLILLGDDFVVPNVEAFVLLIFIGIFTQIGQVGLTKAMQTEVASKATAYSYVQVVFSIIFGWLLFNEVPSLWTWIGGSLIIFGALINVFGSLNFRPLRSK from the coding sequence ATGCTGATGTCAGCATTGGCTTTTGCGATCATGACGAGCTTGGTTAAATTAGTCAGTACTTATGGTATTCCAGTGTTTGAAATTGTCGCTGCAAGAGCGATGGTGTCATTAATTATTAGCTACGTTGACGTGCGTCGTAAACGTATATCCGTTTGGGGAAATAATAGAAAATTACTGATGGCGCGCGGTGCTGTTGGTTCATTAGCTCTCATCTGTGTGTATTTTGCGGTGACGACTCTGCCTTTAGCCGAAGCCACTATTTTACAATATTTACATCCGGTATTTACGGCAATACTGGCCTTAATTTTTCTTAAAGAACGTATTCAACGCTCGACGATTATCTGCATTCTGTTTTGCATCATTGGACTATTATTTATTGTTAGCCCAAGCTTGACATTTTCTGGGTCGACAGAGTTACCTTTATTTAGTGTTGTAGTTGCACTGTTGGGCGCGTTGGGGAGTGCGATTGCTTATGTGATTGTTAAGCGTCTTAGTGGTACCGAAGATAGTTCTGTGATTATATTTTATTTTCCACTTGTGGCATTACCGCTATCATTAATCTTACTCGGCGATGATTTTGTTGTGCCTAATGTAGAAGCGTTTGTATTGTTGATCTTTATTGGTATTTTCACTCAAATAGGGCAGGTGGGATTAACCAAAGCGATGCAAACGGAAGTGGCGAGTAAAGCGACTGCTTATTCTTATGTGCAAGTGGTGTTCTCAATTATATTCGGTTGGTTATTGTTTAACGAAGTGCCATCACTGTGGACCTGGATAGGCGGTAGTTTAATTATTTTTGGTGCGTTAATTAATGTATTTGGTAGCCTTAATTTTAGGCCATTAAGATCCAAGTAA
- a CDS encoding DUF1272 domain-containing protein, with protein MLALRPNCECCDKDLPASAQDAFICTFECTFCLLCAENTLNYVCPNCSGNLVQRPIRPAEALKTNPASTTRVLKQKGCSRSK; from the coding sequence ATGTTAGCTCTGAGACCGAATTGCGAATGCTGTGATAAAGATTTACCTGCGTCTGCACAAGATGCGTTTATTTGTACATTTGAGTGTACGTTTTGTTTACTGTGTGCTGAAAACACATTGAATTATGTATGTCCGAATTGCAGTGGGAACTTAGTGCAACGACCGATACGTCCGGCAGAGGCGTTAAAAACTAATCCAGCATCGACAACGCGCGTATTAAAACAAAAGGGCTGTAGTCGCTCTAAGTAA
- the aroA gene encoding 3-phosphoshikimate 1-carboxyvinyltransferase has protein sequence MEKLTLQPIGKVSGTINLPGSKSVSNRALLLAALAKGTTRLTNLLDSDDIRHMLNALTKLGVQYDLSACKTICTVTGLGRAFSVNEKLELFLGNAGTAMRPLCAALCLSEGEFELTGEPRMEERPIGSLVDSLRQAGADVTYLKNEDYPPVLIKGTGLKGGNIKIDGSVSSQFLTAFLMAAPLADNDTTIEIVGELVSKPYIEITLHIMQQFGVTVTHDNYQTFTIKGKQTYQAAGDFLVEGDASSASYFLAAAAIKGGKIRVTGIGKKSIQGDIQFADVIEAMGGKITWGDSYIEAEVGELTAVDMDMNHIPDAAMTIATTALFAKGTTVIRNVYNWRVKETDRLTAMATELRKVGAEVEEGHDYIKITPPAQLVHATIDTYNDHRMAMCFSLVALSDTPVTINDPGCTSKTFPDYFERFIGLVQA, from the coding sequence ATGGAAAAATTAACCTTACAACCAATTGGTAAAGTATCAGGCACTATTAACTTACCAGGCTCTAAAAGTGTTTCAAATCGTGCATTATTACTTGCTGCACTTGCTAAAGGCACGACACGTTTAACGAATTTATTAGACAGTGATGATATTCGTCATATGTTAAACGCACTGACAAAATTAGGTGTACAGTATGATCTGTCTGCATGTAAAACCATTTGTACCGTCACTGGTTTAGGTCGTGCATTTTCGGTAAATGAAAAACTGGAATTATTTTTAGGTAATGCTGGTACGGCAATGCGTCCTTTATGCGCGGCATTATGCCTAAGCGAAGGTGAGTTTGAACTGACCGGCGAACCGCGCATGGAAGAGCGTCCAATTGGTAGCTTGGTTGATAGCCTACGCCAAGCTGGTGCTGATGTTACTTATTTGAAGAATGAAGATTACCCACCTGTACTAATTAAAGGTACGGGCTTGAAAGGCGGTAATATTAAAATTGACGGCAGTGTATCTAGCCAGTTCTTGACGGCATTCTTAATGGCTGCACCACTGGCTGACAATGATACGACGATTGAGATTGTTGGTGAGCTTGTATCTAAACCGTATATTGAGATCACGCTTCACATTATGCAGCAGTTTGGTGTGACGGTAACGCATGATAATTATCAGACCTTTACCATTAAAGGTAAGCAAACCTATCAAGCTGCCGGTGACTTTTTAGTTGAAGGTGATGCTTCTTCTGCGTCCTATTTCCTTGCTGCAGCGGCCATTAAAGGGGGTAAGATCCGGGTAACGGGTATTGGTAAAAAATCAATCCAAGGTGATATCCAGTTTGCAGATGTAATTGAAGCAATGGGCGGTAAAATCACTTGGGGCGATAGTTATATCGAAGCTGAAGTGGGTGAATTAACTGCCGTTGATATGGATATGAACCATATTCCGGATGCGGCGATGACAATCGCGACAACTGCATTGTTTGCAAAAGGTACAACGGTTATTCGTAATGTTTATAACTGGCGCGTGAAAGAAACTGACCGTTTAACGGCGATGGCGACTGAATTACGTAAAGTCGGCGCTGAAGTAGAAGAGGGTCATGATTACATTAAAATCACCCCTCCTGCACAGTTAGTTCACGCTACCATTGATACTTATAACGATCACCGTATGGCAATGTGTTTCTCATTAGTTGCATTAAGTGATACACCGGTAACGATTAATGATCCGGGTTGTACCTCAAAAACCTTCCCCGATTATTTCGAACGCTTTATCGGTTTAGTTCAAGCATAA
- a CDS encoding FMN-binding negative transcriptional regulator codes for MHIPRKFKQTDSDTLKDLIVKYPLATLISYSEAGLEANHIPFIFTTSQGADVLHGHVAKANPVWKMLNDNADVLLIFHGPNGYISPNHYPTKQKTGRAVPTWNYVAVHVKGSMTCIHDDSWILNHITQLSDQHEAGQSNPWSVNDAPPEYIQRMLPAIVGLELEIVSITGQWKVSQNQPHENQLGVVSGLVEQGGFESLEIADLVSQYIED; via the coding sequence ATGCATATCCCAAGGAAGTTTAAACAAACAGATAGTGATACATTAAAAGACCTTATTGTTAAATATCCATTGGCGACGTTAATCAGTTATTCGGAAGCTGGTTTAGAAGCTAATCATATCCCATTTATATTCACCACCTCTCAGGGTGCGGATGTACTGCATGGGCATGTTGCAAAAGCCAATCCTGTATGGAAAATGTTAAACGATAACGCGGACGTGTTACTCATTTTTCATGGCCCCAATGGCTATATCTCTCCAAACCATTATCCAACGAAGCAAAAAACGGGCAGAGCAGTACCAACATGGAATTATGTTGCCGTACATGTGAAAGGCTCGATGACGTGTATTCATGATGATAGTTGGATTTTAAACCACATCACTCAACTCAGCGATCAACATGAAGCGGGTCAGTCAAATCCTTGGTCGGTCAACGATGCACCTCCTGAATATATTCAAAGAATGTTACCTGCCATTGTTGGTTTAGAACTTGAAATTGTATCAATAACGGGTCAATGGAAAGTCAGTCAAAATCAACCTCATGAAAATCAATTAGGGGTTGTTTCTGGGCTGGTGGAACAAGGCGGTTTTGAATCGCTGGAAATAGCTGATTTAGTAAGTCAGTATATAGAAGATTAA
- a CDS encoding GNAT family N-acetyltransferase — translation MGDIKVRHSEPEDALAIRDIYACKNAYSGTLQLPSPSAHGWVERMANVPANVYSFVAEINGEIVGNLGFEVCSNMRRRHVGSFGMGVKDHYQGNGVGSALLTNIIELADNWLNIMRIELTVYIDNHSAIALYEKFGFVIEGESKAFAFRNGQYVNVYHMARFNIIT, via the coding sequence ATGGGAGACATTAAAGTAAGACACTCAGAGCCAGAGGATGCCTTGGCTATTCGAGACATTTATGCCTGTAAAAATGCGTATAGCGGCACGCTACAGTTACCAAGCCCATCTGCTCATGGATGGGTAGAACGCATGGCTAACGTACCTGCTAACGTCTATTCATTTGTCGCCGAAATTAATGGCGAGATTGTCGGTAATCTAGGGTTTGAAGTCTGCAGTAATATGCGCAGGCGTCACGTTGGTTCATTCGGTATGGGCGTTAAAGATCACTACCAAGGCAACGGCGTTGGCAGTGCCTTACTCACGAATATTATCGAATTGGCTGATAACTGGCTTAATATTATGCGTATTGAACTAACCGTTTATATCGATAATCACTCTGCAATTGCGCTGTATGAAAAATTTGGTTTTGTCATTGAAGGTGAGTCGAAAGCGTTTGCGTTTAGAAATGGCCAATATGTGAATGTTTATCACATGGCGCGATTTAATATCATCACGTGA
- the cmk gene encoding (d)CMP kinase has protein sequence MTAIAPIITVDGPSGSGKGTLCQLLAAKLGWHILDSGAIYRVLALAALHHNVELDNELALTILAANLDVRFEVTDNGLQVILEGENVSREIRTEEAGFAASRTAVYPAVREALLQRQRDFRVAPGLIADGRDMGTVVFTDANVKIFLDASTEERAIRRFNQLQDKGFDVSMSTLLGEIEKRDHQDRNRLVAPLKPADDALVIDSTSMSIEDVVASVLAFAEGKI, from the coding sequence ATGACAGCAATAGCACCGATTATTACGGTTGACGGACCTAGTGGTTCAGGTAAAGGCACATTATGCCAATTACTTGCGGCTAAGCTAGGTTGGCATATACTTGATAGTGGCGCCATTTATCGTGTATTAGCATTAGCTGCGCTGCACCATAATGTCGAGTTAGATAACGAACTGGCTTTAACTATACTTGCTGCAAACTTGGATGTACGTTTTGAGGTCACTGATAATGGCTTACAAGTGATCCTTGAAGGCGAGAACGTATCACGTGAAATTCGGACAGAAGAAGCGGGCTTTGCAGCTTCTCGAACAGCCGTTTATCCTGCGGTACGAGAGGCATTGTTACAACGTCAACGAGATTTCCGTGTTGCACCGGGTTTAATTGCAGACGGCCGTGATATGGGTACGGTTGTATTTACTGATGCCAACGTAAAAATATTTTTAGATGCATCGACTGAAGAAAGAGCCATTCGTCGCTTTAATCAGTTGCAAGACAAAGGCTTCGATGTTAGCATGTCAACCCTTCTGGGAGAGATCGAGAAACGTGATCATCAAGATCGCAACCGCTTGGTCGCACCATTAAAGCCTGCAGATGATGCACTTGTTATCGATTCGACATCTATGTCGATTGAGGACGTAGTTGCTAGTGTGTTGGCGTTTGCAGAAGGTAAAATTTAA
- the serC gene encoding 3-phosphoserine/phosphohydroxythreonine transaminase: MSQTYNFCAGPAMLPHAVMEQAQKEFINWNNTGVSVMELSHRSKDYIAVATAAEQDLRDLLAIPDNYKVIFSQGGGRGQFAAVPLNILGDKTQADYLLTGQWSKLAVVEGKKYCQVNESNILMPSTDGIVAVKPASQWQISSKNTAYVHYCPNETIEGIEINDIPDTGDIPLVADMSSNILSKPLDISKFGIIYAGAQKNIGPSGLAVVIVRDDLLDKAKQETPSIFNYKLMAENGSMFNTPPTYSWYLAGLVFKWLKAQGGLSAIEEINAEKAKLLYGYIDSSDFYGNNVATVNRSKMNVPFTLASSDLDAAFLQQAQDANLMALKGHRIVGGMRASIYNAMPIEGVKALIGFMEKFERQQRGL, translated from the coding sequence ATGAGTCAGACTTATAATTTTTGCGCTGGTCCCGCAATGTTGCCACATGCAGTGATGGAACAAGCCCAAAAAGAATTTATTAATTGGAATAATACCGGTGTTTCGGTGATGGAACTAAGCCATCGTAGTAAAGACTACATAGCGGTTGCAACTGCTGCAGAACAAGACTTACGTGATCTATTAGCGATTCCAGATAATTACAAAGTTATTTTTTCTCAAGGCGGCGGTCGTGGTCAGTTTGCTGCAGTACCACTGAATATTCTGGGTGATAAAACCCAAGCCGATTACCTATTAACAGGTCAATGGTCAAAATTAGCGGTAGTTGAAGGTAAGAAATACTGTCAGGTTAATGAATCAAACATTCTAATGCCAAGTACCGATGGTATTGTTGCCGTTAAACCTGCATCACAATGGCAAATATCAAGCAAAAACACGGCTTACGTACACTACTGCCCGAATGAAACTATCGAAGGCATTGAGATTAATGATATCCCTGATACCGGTGATATCCCGCTTGTGGCTGATATGTCATCAAACATCCTTTCTAAACCATTAGATATTAGTAAATTCGGTATCATTTATGCCGGGGCGCAAAAGAACATCGGCCCATCAGGTTTGGCTGTGGTGATTGTACGAGATGATCTGCTCGATAAAGCTAAACAAGAAACCCCATCAATCTTTAACTATAAGTTGATGGCTGAAAATGGCTCAATGTTTAATACTCCGCCGACCTATTCTTGGTATTTAGCAGGGCTTGTGTTCAAGTGGTTAAAAGCACAAGGTGGCCTATCTGCTATCGAAGAAATTAACGCAGAAAAAGCCAAGCTACTTTATGGTTATATTGATAGCAGTGATTTCTATGGCAATAATGTCGCGACGGTTAATCGTTCAAAAATGAATGTACCGTTTACATTAGCATCCAGTGATCTGGATGCGGCGTTCTTACAGCAAGCTCAAGATGCGAATTTAATGGCATTAAAAGGTCACCGTATTGTTGGTGGTATGCGTGCAAGTATTTATAATGCGATGCCAATCGAAGGTGTTAAAGCACTGATTGGTTTTATGGAAAAATTTGAACGTCAACAGCGCGGACTATAA
- a CDS encoding HAD family hydrolase, protein MAKIYLFDWGGTLMVNPPDMKGKMCDWKHVEVINGAHDTLALLVQQGCKLYVATGAADSSEDDIKAAFERVGLAGYILEFFCQSNLGIGKGTAAYYQAVVEALGVDASEVTMVGDILYRDIEPAVEAGLNAIWYTPDASLAEVSGDYQQIQHLSELCDL, encoded by the coding sequence ATGGCTAAGATTTATCTGTTTGATTGGGGTGGAACCTTAATGGTTAATCCACCAGACATGAAAGGTAAAATGTGTGATTGGAAACATGTTGAAGTGATAAACGGGGCGCATGATACCTTGGCTTTATTGGTACAACAGGGTTGTAAACTTTATGTGGCGACTGGCGCTGCAGACTCAAGTGAAGACGATATTAAAGCTGCATTTGAACGAGTTGGACTTGCAGGGTACATATTGGAATTCTTTTGCCAATCAAACTTAGGCATTGGCAAGGGAACTGCAGCTTATTATCAAGCGGTGGTCGAAGCGCTTGGTGTTGACGCAAGCGAAGTTACCATGGTCGGTGATATATTATATCGCGATATAGAGCCTGCTGTTGAGGCCGGATTGAATGCGATTTGGTATACCCCCGATGCCTCACTGGCAGAGGTGAGTGGAGATTATCAACAAATCCAGCATCTCAGTGAATTGTGTGATTTATGA
- a CDS encoding carbohydrate-binding family 9-like protein, which yields MKKILKLVPFIFTCLTVTQVNATEHVYNIKHTDTAPVIDGNGSDVVWESAHALTNFTFPWRADPTPKTEFKALWDAEAVYFRYQVADSALAIGSDPVRGALDSDRVEVFLAKDAQLSTYYTMEIDPAAQIYSAEATYDMALKKRTSLDDSFSWGSLEYAASYDQQGYTVEVKLPRAKIAELGLWQDKDQSQLLCALMRAEFTPLEAGNIDMGWMTWVDPKTAKPNFHNPDTFGQCVLTR from the coding sequence ATGAAAAAAATACTAAAATTAGTACCGTTTATCTTTACTTGTTTAACGGTAACGCAGGTCAATGCAACAGAGCATGTTTATAACATCAAACATACAGATACGGCACCTGTCATTGATGGGAATGGCAGTGATGTAGTCTGGGAATCGGCACATGCTTTAACCAATTTCACTTTCCCTTGGCGAGCTGATCCTACACCAAAAACGGAATTCAAAGCCTTGTGGGATGCTGAAGCTGTTTATTTCCGATATCAGGTTGCCGATTCTGCATTAGCTATTGGCTCTGATCCTGTGCGCGGAGCATTAGATTCTGATCGTGTTGAAGTATTCTTAGCTAAAGATGCGCAATTATCGACTTATTATACGATGGAGATTGATCCAGCAGCACAGATATACAGTGCCGAAGCTACTTATGATATGGCACTTAAAAAACGGACCTCATTAGATGATAGTTTTTCATGGGGAAGTTTAGAATATGCAGCAAGCTATGATCAGCAAGGTTATACTGTAGAAGTGAAACTGCCGCGTGCCAAAATCGCTGAGTTAGGCCTATGGCAAGACAAAGATCAATCTCAATTATTGTGTGCCTTGATGCGTGCAGAGTTTACACCACTTGAAGCTGGTAACATTGATATGGGTTGGATGACTTGGGTCGATCCGAAAACGGCAAAACCTAACTTCCATAACCCAGATACTTTCGGTCAATGTGTATTAACTAGATAA
- a CDS encoding LysE family translocator gives MIVNDILAFSLIALLLVISPGPNGVLILKTASSQGTRASVLNIFGLTTATFFHGALSIFGFSALLMQSAELFFIIKILGAGYLFYIGVKAIISSYKTTSSDTDTNKKINAKKNGIGYFNEGFITQILNPKVSMFYLAAFPQFISPDNFSYFNAFSLVSIHASIIFMWFVGVTLAIDKIKSSAKNTKMGNWVQRLSGTAMIYFSTLVLTQK, from the coding sequence ATGATAGTGAATGACATATTAGCATTTAGCTTAATTGCGTTACTTTTAGTGATATCACCTGGACCTAATGGTGTGTTAATTCTCAAAACAGCCTCATCGCAGGGGACGCGTGCTTCTGTGTTGAATATTTTTGGATTAACCACTGCCACTTTTTTTCATGGTGCGCTTTCCATTTTTGGTTTTTCTGCATTATTGATGCAATCTGCAGAGTTGTTTTTCATCATTAAAATACTCGGTGCAGGGTACTTGTTTTATATTGGTGTAAAAGCAATTATTAGCTCTTATAAAACAACCAGTAGTGATACTGACACGAATAAAAAAATTAACGCGAAAAAGAACGGAATTGGCTATTTTAATGAAGGGTTCATCACGCAAATCCTAAATCCTAAAGTGTCGATGTTCTATTTAGCGGCTTTTCCTCAATTCATATCGCCTGACAACTTCTCGTATTTCAATGCATTTTCGTTAGTATCAATTCATGCCAGCATCATATTTATGTGGTTTGTCGGCGTAACCTTGGCAATAGATAAAATCAAATCATCGGCTAAAAACACCAAAATGGGTAATTGGGTTCAAAGATTATCAGGTACTGCGATGATATATTTCAGCACGCTTGTGCTTACCCAAAAATAG
- a CDS encoding NAD(P)H-hydrate dehydratase, whose protein sequence is MQKVFDDVHALDKRCVDKFGLSEELLMEHAAASMMQYIRGKFSNNEKILIVCGAGNNGADGIALARLLYSQYDVSILVPYHVKSAMAKLQYKRANLLGVNIIDTLSVLSLEHGPDVIVDCLFGSGLNRDLDDESQRLLTRLNSRCGHKIACDIPSGINKQGQVTTVGFCADITITMGALKTQLYSDVAKDYTGNIIVSDLGVHRSIYETATNTFLLDSADIKLPLRIKQNSHKGSFGHLSVIVGNKTGAGIIAAEAAFAFGAGLVTVITEQEVNVPYHIMQTSILPENCTAVAIGMGLGHDRKAQVKQILNRDIAKVVDADLFHNDVILTVLNSENVVLTPHPKEFCSLLKRTKLAEITVVELQNNRFKYVRLFAVNYPQTVLLLKGANSLITYNNIIYINPLGSNALSKGGTGDVLTGLIAALLAQGYSAVNATITASLAHCMSATNYPKNNYSLTPMDVIEGVKVL, encoded by the coding sequence ATGCAAAAGGTATTTGATGACGTGCATGCTTTAGATAAGCGATGTGTTGATAAGTTTGGGTTAAGTGAAGAGTTGCTGATGGAGCATGCCGCTGCGTCGATGATGCAATATATACGTGGTAAGTTTTCCAATAATGAAAAGATACTAATCGTCTGTGGCGCAGGTAATAATGGCGCCGATGGCATCGCGCTTGCCAGACTTTTATATTCACAATACGATGTCAGCATACTTGTGCCGTATCACGTGAAATCGGCGATGGCCAAACTGCAATATAAAAGAGCTAACCTTCTAGGCGTCAATATTATCGATACCTTATCTGTGTTATCACTTGAACACGGGCCCGATGTCATTGTTGATTGCCTTTTTGGCTCTGGATTAAACAGAGATCTGGATGACGAGTCACAACGTCTGCTCACTCGACTAAATTCTCGGTGTGGACATAAAATTGCTTGTGATATTCCGTCGGGAATAAACAAGCAGGGCCAAGTAACGACCGTCGGTTTTTGTGCTGACATAACCATCACTATGGGCGCGTTAAAAACGCAACTTTACAGTGATGTCGCGAAAGATTATACGGGAAATATTATCGTCAGTGACTTAGGCGTGCATCGCAGTATTTATGAAACGGCAACCAATACCTTTCTTTTAGACTCCGCTGATATAAAACTACCATTACGAATAAAACAAAACTCGCACAAAGGGTCATTTGGTCATTTAAGCGTTATTGTCGGTAATAAAACAGGAGCGGGTATCATTGCCGCGGAGGCCGCCTTTGCCTTTGGTGCTGGTTTGGTCACTGTGATTACGGAGCAAGAGGTCAATGTACCGTATCATATTATGCAAACGTCTATCCTGCCAGAAAACTGTACTGCGGTCGCCATCGGTATGGGGCTTGGTCATGATAGAAAAGCGCAAGTTAAACAGATCTTAAACAGGGATATAGCAAAAGTTGTTGATGCAGATTTGTTTCATAACGATGTTATTCTTACTGTCCTAAATAGTGAGAATGTGGTGTTAACGCCACACCCTAAAGAGTTTTGTTCTCTGTTGAAACGCACCAAACTAGCAGAAATAACCGTAGTAGAACTGCAAAATAATAGATTCAAGTATGTAAGACTCTTTGCCGTAAATTATCCCCAAACTGTGCTGTTGTTAAAAGGCGCGAACTCACTTATCACCTATAATAATATTATCTACATCAATCCCTTGGGAAGCAATGCTTTAAGTAAAGGTGGAACTGGAGATGTGTTAACGGGATTGATTGCAGCACTGTTAGCACAAGGGTACAGTGCTGTTAATGCGACGATTACAGCAAGTTTAGCGCACTGTATGTCAGCAACAAACTATCCAAAAAACAATTACTCTTTAACACCGATGGATGTTATCGAGGGGGTCAAAGTACTGTAA
- a CDS encoding peptidylprolyl isomerase, which produces MIIFTTNLGDIEIELNMEKAPVTSKNFLRYCKDGFYEGTIFHRVIKDFMIQGGGFTENMQEKNTRPAIANEANRGLKNVIGSIAMARTDSPHSATAQFFINLDDNEFLDHTATTNAGWGYTAFGTVTAGIDVVNMIACSRTATVKGHEDVPSETIIIKKVVIK; this is translated from the coding sequence ATGATTATTTTTACCACGAACTTAGGTGACATCGAAATTGAACTGAATATGGAGAAAGCGCCTGTCACGTCAAAGAACTTTCTACGCTATTGCAAAGACGGTTTTTATGAAGGTACTATTTTTCATCGTGTGATTAAAGACTTCATGATCCAAGGTGGTGGTTTTACTGAAAATATGCAAGAAAAGAATACTCGCCCAGCCATTGCTAATGAAGCTAACCGAGGCCTTAAAAATGTGATTGGCTCAATCGCGATGGCACGTACAGATTCGCCACACTCTGCAACAGCGCAATTCTTTATTAACTTAGATGACAATGAGTTTCTTGATCATACAGCGACGACAAACGCTGGCTGGGGCTACACGGCCTTTGGTACTGTTACCGCGGGCATAGATGTAGTTAACATGATTGCATGTTCTAGAACCGCCACAGTAAAAGGCCATGAAGATGTACCAAGTGAAACCATTATAATTAAAAAAGTAGTCATCAAATAA